TGTGTTTTGATAGTCGACGTCAAACTCAGTCCGTCGTCTTTTTTACTGCGTCTTTTCATGATTAgaatgatgatttgaatgaAAGAAAGCTCATCTCATTTTTCAGTCGCGAACGGTTTTAACGTAGTACTATCATTAACTTATGGTTTAAAGACATgcatatatatatatatcAAGGGTCATAAAACTTTCATGATTGATTACAAATCAATGAAATAAGCTTCGGTAACTTCACTAAACCGGTGTTTCTTGTAGCAATAATGGCATCGGAATATCTCAGATCCTCTCTTTGACAATTGCCAGATACTTTCCTTCAAAGCAACATGTTGACAATGTTTCAATACCACCACTGGGTTATGCATGGATTTAAGAAGCTCATCATTCTTActgacttcaagtttggGTCTCTTTgctttcttttcaagttcaatttcGACCTCATCAACTGTTAATGGAATCAATTGTTCTTTTGTAACAGGACAAATAAAAATAGGATGATAATCGAACAAAAATCTATTGGAATCTGACAATTGAAATGGCATATCAAAAGAATAAGGAGATATGATATTGAAATGCTTAGACTGAATGGAAGGTGGACGGGGCTTGTCCTTGggatcatcaagaacttcgGATGTGCCTATTGCATTGATAGTGTCAATatcaaagtcttctttcatcgaagaagaacggACCTTACTGAATCGTCTTTGAATCTGATTATATTTGTAGAAGCTTGGCAAGTTGATAAATCCAGATAATACACTTTGGAATAAAGAAGAATCGTTTGATAAATTCAAATCCTTACAGTAATAGGATATAAATTCGTTTGAAAGTGATTGGAACAAGTTCTGGTTTTGTTCTATACTGCTAAAGTGTTTCAAtatttcttccacaaaccTTGATTCATTTCTTTTGCTTGGTCTTTGTTCTAAGTCCTTGTTAAAAGAGCTTTTCATTTTAATCATGAAATCAGAAAGCAAACTCATCATGTGTTTTCTAGCATAGTCATCTGGATGACTAGAGTCAACATCATCTTGAGCTTTAAACAACAATAGTGACATCAATGGAGAGATCTCCGGTAAATAGGCATCAAAAAACCTGGGGAAATTCTGTTTCGAATACATATACGCCTCTAGTGCCGAATCCAATCCCCCATCAGTACTGGAATTAGGTTTTCTGTTCAAAAGCAAAGTATACTCAAGTATATGAAACTTGAATTCGATTTCCTGAAAGTTGGAGTGAGGCCCAGCAGATTCGTGCTTCTGTTTGAACCACAGTAAAGCTTTCGATAGATCGTGATTCAAAACGATGCCATCGACTATTTGATTCAACAATTGGAATTTGTCAAGTaaatcttcatcaattctAATatctttggtggtgtcaTTCAACATGTCTTTAATCAAATCGCTCTGACCAATCTTAAGTAGGTGCAATACAATGGCCTTCATCAATTCCTTTTGATTCTCCATTTTCACATCCCGGAGTGTTAAATCATCATGACTAGCACCAGGAGTGGGCCCCTTGAGATATTCCACAGGGATGTTATCGAGATTTAATGGATATGTATAGGCTCCATCCAAATTGATGTTGTACTTGGAATTATGAAGTATATGCTTTGTGAATTTGTTTATCTGTCCATTATAACCTTTCAATGAGTCTATAGACTGCTTGTACCATAAATCAGAATTTTTAAGGGATTCCAACAGAACCGGATCAGGATGGGCCCCTTGCAGTTCCTGTTCTAATTGTTGGACTAGGTCTTGCTCCATCGACTTCAACTCTCCAACAAACGAGTGGGTATCATCAAGGATCTTGCTGAGATACTTTTCGCCTGCTTCTGAAAAGCTCGTCAGCTCGGTGGCCAAATTATCTAGTAATGTTGTAGACATCTATGACCTCAATCAAATGCGACACTGGGGAAATAAATCCTTAGTGAGAAGATGAATACGAGATCCAAGAATAGCAGCGAGAAGAATTGGAGTTTGCAAAACAACTACCCAGTAGGCATATTTTTAGCATCGATTCGAGAGAAGAGTACCCGGTAATTGAACCATGGTTTACGATTATCTCATTCGTAACGTCTATAACACACCTATATATCTAAGTAGTCTGCCTTTACTAGGAGTTCTAAGGCTAAATGAGTGGGAATGTTGAACTCGGGAATGTTACCATATTCTGCTTGTTCTTTGTATTTGTGGTGGTAGTATAGATATTCCACCACACATTCAAGTATATCTCCGTCCATATCAAGGTGAATCTTACCTGTCTTACTTTCTTCGAATCCTTGagtatttttcaacaccgaAGAGATGGATGCAACTTCTTTCAGAATAATAAACCGATGATTGTCAGCAGACACAAGGGTTACATATTGGTCGTCACCTCCTGCCGTATCCATCGTGTTCACGTCTTGTAGAGAAACACGTTAAATAGAACTTTGTGCTTGTACACCGCGATTTTATGCGACTGGAGATTTGGGAAAGGCGTTAATGACTTCAAATCCTAGTTTAAGCTGGCAAAAGATCCAAGATGTGTACTATAGCTTGGTTCCATGCTACGAGACTTtgaattggtcaattggAAACCTTTATGGTGACCACAAGGTTAAAATATCATCACATTCCACGCTGGTGGctttgtcttcaaagtaCACTTCCCACCCCAGTGTGATAGACATATACACCATCAGTGGAAATAACTTGTGGTCGGTAGTTTACAACAGTACTACTGAAGATCATATAGTGGACTACGAGTTCTACAATGAGGATTTATATGTGGTGCTAAGCAACCAGAAGTTCAGGCATTACAAAGATCTCAAAGGTAGTTTTGACGAGTATGTCTTTACCAAAGACCTTATAACCTTGGACAATTTCGGAGAGTCCGATGTGTTCTTAAACAATGTGAACGCAGAAGAAATTCAGGGGAATCTGAATGGGAAAACTGGAGGAAAAGATCATGAAGGTACTGGCAAACTCAACAAACATGTTATAACTAACCTTGAAAATAATGAACCAGAAGAGGTTTTCCAAATATTCGATACCTACATTTGGGGGAGTTTCCTTGTCCTACGGTTGACGAATCGGTTCATTATAACTAATCTTGCAGACAATCACAGAAACTATGAAATCTTAATTCCAGTGACTCTGGGACCTCAACTTCATGACATGGCATTGATAGAATTGACTGATGACGGGTTCTCAGCGGTGATATGCTACGGCTCTACGGCATTGACATTGAAAGTagatttgaaatcttccaGCTATGAGTTGGTCGATCACGAACTCACTGACGGGCCGTTCACAAAGGTGACAGTATCACCTAATGGTCATTTAGTGGCTCTTTTGAATGAACAAGTATCGACTATTTTTGTGATCAGCAGTTCTTTCACCCAAGTATTGTTAGAGTACGATACTTCCAATGACTCAAGTCTGCCTTATCAAATCGAATGGTGTGCAAATGATGCCATTGTGTTGTCATTAAGAGATGAAATAAAGGTAGTAGGACCGAACCAGGCATCCATATCGTTTTTCTATGATTTCAtagatgaagatgatctTGACTTCGATGCTGTACTTAAGGGTACGGGTGATGACGAATTATCTTTCACCATTGCACACTTGAAAAGTGAACCTGATGGTTTAAAGATCCTCACCACTAAGAAAGTAGAGTTCTTGTCTAGAGTTTCTGAATCGAGCAGAAACTTGTATCAGATTGGCTCATCTCATCCAGGAAGTATTCTATTAGATTGTATCGATAAGTTAACCCAACAATCGTCAAAAGCTGACACTAACATTTCGTTATTGAAGTCTGATGTGTCTTTAATAAATGCAATGGA
Above is a window of Yamadazyma tenuis chromosome 1, complete sequence DNA encoding:
- a CDS encoding uncharacterized protein (BUSCO:EOG09263QPR; EggNog:ENOG503NXAW; COG:O); translation: MDTAGGDDQYVTLVSADNHRFIISKEVASISSVLKNTQGFEESKTGKIHLDMDGDILECVVEYLYYHHKYKEQAEYGNIPEFNIPTHLALELLMSTTLLDNLATESTSFSEAGEKYLSKILDDTHSFVGELKSMEQDLVQQLEQESQGAHPDPVSLESLKNSDLWYKQSIDSLKGYNGQINKFTKHILHNSKYNINLDGAYTYPLNLDNIPVEYLKGPTPGASHDDLTLRDVKMENQKELMKAIVLHLLKIGQSDLIKDMLNDTTKDIRIDEDLLDKFQLLNQIVDGIVLNHDLSKALSWFKQKHESAGPHSNFQEIEFKFHILEYTLLLNRKPNSSTDGGLDSALEAYMYSKQNFPRFFDAYLPEISPLMSLLLFKAQDDVDSSHPDDYARKHMMSLLSDFMIKMKSSFNKDLEQRPSKRNESRFVEEILKHFSSIEQNQNLFQSLSNEFISYYCKDLNLSNDSSLFQSVLSGFINLPSFYKYNQIQRRFSKVRSSSMKEDFDIDTINAIGTSEVLDDPKDKPRPPSIQSKHFNIISPYSFDMPFQLSDSNRFLFDYHPIFICPVTKEQLIPLTVDEVEIELEKKAKRPKLEVSKNDELLKSMHNPVVVLKHCQHVALKESIWQLSKRGSEIFRCHYCYKKHRFSEVTEAYFIDL